A region of Catenibacterium mitsuokai DNA encodes the following proteins:
- a CDS encoding siphovirus ReqiPepy6 Gp37-like family protein, with protein MIIRIYDRDMNFLGQIENIFSLQWTRKYTSCGEFEAHVPVTAYNVQLLKLENLFYLKGKKECGIIESISISYEKSKKEITVKGRFASSYFYRRIIKGTYNFSGRVESSMRELVSKAAIPGVMLGPDNGYTEKISYQATYKNILTYIEKLSQASDIGFRLRPDFDEKKWIFETYKGVDRSDGQYDISRVIFSQKNGDIEKATYSANSKTYANVCYVGGQGEGSDRQIEITGSTSISGLDRREIFINGSDISKENISDLAYKNALIERGNTTLNSNILAESLEKEDKIKGNYNYPFDYDLGDIVTNRFEYWGMTSNDRVTEVNEVYEHGVMKAVPTFGTPLPSTIDWSDN; from the coding sequence AGTTTGAAGCACATGTACCAGTAACTGCATATAATGTGCAGCTGCTGAAACTTGAAAATCTTTTCTACCTGAAGGGCAAGAAGGAATGCGGAATCATTGAGAGTATTTCAATATCTTATGAGAAATCAAAAAAAGAGATTACAGTCAAAGGAAGATTCGCATCATCGTATTTCTATAGAAGAATCATCAAAGGGACATATAACTTTAGTGGTCGTGTAGAAAGCTCTATGCGAGAACTGGTGTCAAAAGCAGCTATTCCAGGAGTTATGCTAGGCCCCGATAATGGATACACTGAAAAAATCAGTTATCAGGCAACATACAAAAATATACTTACATACATTGAAAAGCTTTCACAGGCTTCAGACATAGGTTTTCGTTTAAGGCCTGACTTCGATGAAAAGAAATGGATATTCGAAACATACAAGGGTGTTGATAGGTCTGATGGCCAGTATGATATATCACGTGTCATCTTCTCGCAGAAGAACGGAGATATTGAAAAAGCAACATATAGTGCTAACTCAAAGACATATGCAAATGTGTGCTATGTTGGAGGACAAGGTGAAGGTTCAGATAGACAGATAGAGATAACAGGCAGTACATCTATATCCGGACTTGATAGAAGAGAGATTTTTATCAATGGGTCTGATATTTCAAAAGAAAACATCAGCGACCTTGCATATAAGAATGCACTCATTGAGAGAGGAAATACAACACTTAACAGCAATATACTTGCTGAATCATTAGAAAAAGAAGATAAGATCAAAGGGAATTATAACTATCCTTTTGATTATGATCTTGGTGATATAGTCACAAATAGATTTGAATACTGGGGAATGACCTCAAATGATAGAGTGACGGAGGTTAATGAGGTATACGAGCACGGAGTAATGAAGGCTGTGCCTACGTTTGGAACACCTCTTCCGTCAACGATAGATTGGAGTGATAACTAA
- a CDS encoding SGNH/GDSL hydrolase family protein, whose translation MSINKVIYNGKTLIDISDSTVTADNIEEGLVAYSGDGKRVVGTKMNLEDRSKRKLIFIGDSYGDGYTPDGNTTGWCDRLKSKLVNCHFTANNIYINHKGGASFSNPSNNYLTLLKKVESQVSNKKMVTDVLIGGGYNELAYGDQKETVQNCIKTLIGYVQSTYPNAIIHFAPFGVAFKNRDNQFALKYKLMPMYRTVACYADLPFVVVPDAENVLSIENMMSSDGIHPNGWGLEYLSEFLKGYMLGTGSSAMEKRQLGVGLNGGTFTGTMYGQCLGDINIYRIMFDTTVKNLNSNGPNGFKLYTPTRTNAFPWRAPNMGYTDANAIIYANGGFYDVPVKFNVTNKNELYMQIKQCNSAHNNYQSYSNITQIQLDAWIIAENM comes from the coding sequence ATGAGCATTAATAAGGTCATATACAATGGCAAGACATTGATAGACATATCAGACAGTACAGTTACTGCTGATAATATTGAAGAAGGGCTTGTGGCTTATTCTGGCGACGGAAAAAGGGTGGTAGGAACTAAGATGAATCTAGAAGACAGAAGCAAAAGAAAACTGATTTTCATTGGTGACAGTTATGGAGATGGTTATACTCCTGATGGAAATACAACAGGATGGTGTGACAGACTTAAAAGCAAGTTAGTTAATTGTCACTTTACTGCAAACAACATCTATATCAATCACAAGGGTGGTGCATCTTTTTCTAATCCATCCAATAATTATCTGACACTACTGAAAAAAGTTGAATCTCAAGTTAGTAACAAGAAAATGGTAACTGATGTATTGATTGGCGGAGGATATAACGAACTGGCTTATGGAGATCAAAAAGAAACGGTGCAGAATTGCATTAAGACATTGATTGGTTATGTGCAGAGCACTTATCCAAATGCAATCATTCATTTTGCGCCGTTTGGGGTTGCATTTAAAAATAGGGATAATCAGTTTGCATTAAAATATAAATTGATGCCGATGTATAGAACTGTAGCATGTTATGCCGATTTGCCATTCGTAGTAGTGCCTGATGCTGAAAATGTTCTTTCAATTGAAAATATGATGTCGAGCGATGGAATCCATCCGAATGGATGGGGATTAGAATACCTATCTGAATTTTTAAAAGGCTACATGCTAGGAACTGGAAGCAGTGCAATGGAAAAAAGACAATTAGGTGTTGGTTTAAATGGTGGAACATTTACAGGGACGATGTACGGACAGTGCTTAGGTGATATTAATATCTACAGAATTATGTTTGATACAACAGTCAAAAATCTTAATTCAAATGGGCCTAACGGCTTCAAACTATATACTCCTACTCGTACGAACGCATTTCCTTGGAGAGCTCCAAACATGGGATATACGGATGCAAATGCAATTATTTATGCAAACGGTGGCTTCTATGACGTTCCTGTCAAATTTAATGTGACAAATAAAAACGAACTATATATGCAGATCAAGCAGTGTAACTCAGCCCACAATAACTATCAGAGTTATTCAAACATCACACAGATACAGCTAGATGCATGGATCATTGCAGAAAATATGTAA
- a CDS encoding phage holin family protein produces MKLYDTSLKYMDTINAVGGTIVAVLTAALGTHWFLFVGFLTLNIIDYITGVRKSRLTGKENSAKGVRGVWKKLGYWLMVLVAFLASAIFIEIGQTINVDLTITTYVGWFTLASLIINELRSIIENFVEAGDNVPSVLTKGLEAAENAINKGE; encoded by the coding sequence ATGAAATTATACGACACATCATTAAAGTATATGGACACTATCAACGCAGTTGGAGGAACTATTGTAGCAGTATTGACTGCTGCATTAGGCACACATTGGTTTTTATTCGTAGGCTTTTTAACACTTAACATTATTGATTACATCACAGGAGTTAGAAAATCAAGATTAACAGGCAAGGAAAACAGTGCAAAAGGAGTACGCGGAGTTTGGAAAAAATTAGGCTACTGGCTTATGGTGCTAGTAGCATTTCTTGCGTCCGCTATCTTTATTGAAATTGGACAGACTATCAATGTTGACTTGACTATCACTACATATGTAGGTTGGTTTACTTTAGCGTCACTTATTATTAATGAATTAAGAAGTATTATTGAAAACTTTGTAGAAGCTGGCGATAATGTGCCATCTGTATTAACAAAAGGCTTAGAAGCCGCTGAAAATGCAATCAACAAAGGAGAATAA
- a CDS encoding N-acetylmuramoyl-L-alanine amidase, which yields MNFNVHGGHSLKCRGASGLLDEVNEDRKVKNRVIELLRNEGHTVYDCTDDNGKDQNSNLKAIVNKCNDHKVDLDVSIHLNAGGGTGTEVYIYGDNSKAKDEATRIADNISNALGIRNRGVKTSTKLYVLRKTNSPALLVECCFVDNAIDKVKWNADKCAKAIIEGILNKSVNEHVETPTPKPQSNASSALGTYMITASDLSVRTGPGVNYRRKTYEELTKNAKAHDYDKDGCLNYGTRVTVSKFDGDWAKIPSGWVAKRCLKKV from the coding sequence ATGAATTTCAATGTACATGGTGGACATTCATTGAAATGCCGTGGTGCTAGTGGATTACTCGACGAAGTCAATGAAGATAGAAAAGTTAAGAACAGAGTTATCGAATTATTAAGAAATGAAGGACATACAGTATATGATTGTACCGACGATAATGGAAAAGACCAAAATTCAAATCTTAAGGCAATCGTCAACAAGTGTAATGATCATAAGGTTGACTTAGATGTATCAATCCACTTAAACGCTGGAGGAGGCACAGGAACAGAAGTATACATCTATGGCGATAACTCAAAAGCGAAAGATGAAGCAACTAGAATTGCTGATAATATTTCTAATGCTTTAGGAATTAGAAATAGAGGTGTTAAAACATCTACAAAGTTATATGTGTTGAGAAAGACTAATTCTCCAGCGCTGCTTGTTGAGTGCTGTTTCGTTGATAATGCAATTGATAAAGTGAAATGGAACGCTGATAAGTGCGCAAAGGCAATTATAGAAGGCATTTTAAATAAGAGCGTCAATGAACACGTTGAAACTCCTACACCTAAGCCACAGAGCAATGCATCTAGTGCTTTAGGTACTTATATGATTACTGCTAGCGATTTAAGTGTCAGAACAGGACCAGGGGTTAACTATAGAAGAAAGACATATGAGGAATTAACTAAGAACGCTAAGGCTCACGATTACGACAAGGACGGCTGTCTAAATTATGGCACTCGTGTTACAGTTTCTAAATTCGATGGAGATTGGGCAAAGATTCCAAGTGGTTGGGTTGCTAAAAGATGCTTGAAAAAAGTCTAA
- a CDS encoding YeiH family protein: METIKKNIYGILVCLVIAIPSWLLGKQFPVIGGAVISILAGMIITMFWKEKGKAAPGIKWTSKIILQTAVVLLGFGMNLGVIFETGKQSLPIIICTISTSLLIAWLLRKILHVPSNTSILVGVGSSICGGSAIAATAPVIDADDDEVAQAIAVIFFFNVLAALFFPILGKAIGFDTLHGDAFGILAGTAINDTSSVTAAASTWDSMWHLGSATLNKAVTVKLTRTLAIIPITLGLSMIRSKKNQKSSNFNLKKAFPMFILYFVLAAIITTVSLHMGVNSNVFLPIKELSKFLIIMAMAAIGLNSNVIHLIKIGGKPLLVGASCWCGITIVSLLMQHVMGIW, encoded by the coding sequence ATGGAAACTATTAAAAAGAATATATATGGCATACTTGTATGTTTAGTTATTGCGATTCCATCATGGTTATTAGGAAAACAATTTCCAGTTATCGGTGGGGCAGTGATTTCAATTCTTGCAGGTATGATTATTACTATGTTTTGGAAAGAAAAAGGTAAAGCAGCACCAGGAATCAAATGGACTTCTAAGATCATCCTACAAACAGCTGTCGTATTATTAGGTTTTGGTATGAACTTAGGTGTCATCTTTGAAACAGGAAAGCAGTCATTACCTATAATTATTTGTACAATCTCTACTTCACTTCTTATTGCATGGCTTTTAAGAAAGATATTACATGTACCTTCCAATACATCTATTCTCGTAGGTGTAGGTTCATCTATTTGTGGTGGTTCTGCCATTGCAGCTACTGCACCAGTCATTGATGCCGATGATGATGAAGTCGCCCAGGCTATTGCCGTTATTTTCTTCTTTAATGTCTTAGCTGCATTATTCTTCCCTATTCTAGGTAAAGCCATCGGCTTTGATACATTACATGGTGATGCATTTGGAATATTGGCAGGGACTGCCATCAATGATACATCTTCAGTTACTGCAGCCGCATCTACTTGGGATAGTATGTGGCATCTAGGGAGCGCTACACTTAATAAAGCTGTAACTGTCAAATTAACACGTACACTTGCCATTATTCCTATCACTTTAGGATTATCAATGATTAGAAGTAAGAAAAACCAGAAATCTTCAAACTTCAACTTAAAGAAAGCATTCCCTATGTTTATTCTTTACTTTGTATTAGCTGCCATTATTACTACAGTCAGCCTTCATATGGGAGTTAACAGCAACGTTTTCTTACCTATTAAAGAATTATCTAAATTCCTTATTATTATGGCTATGGCTGCAATTGGACTTAATAGTAATGTTATTCACTTAATTAAAATAGGTGGTAAACCATTATTAGTAGGTGCATCATGCTGGTGTGGTATTACTATTGTTTCATTACTCATGCAGCATGTGATGGGCATCTGGTAA
- a CDS encoding LOG family protein, translating into MNITVYLGALQGNDPVLKDAVKELGTWIGENNHTLIYGGSKSGLMGYIAESVLNAGGTAIGIEPQFFIDEELQYDGLTELIITKDMTERKTKMIELGDAFIAFPGGTGTLEEISEVMSKISLKQLHAPCIFYNLNNYYKGMKELMSHMIEMGLSTHEKQKGIYFADHLDDIRNIIEKE; encoded by the coding sequence ATGAACATTACAGTATATTTAGGTGCCTTACAAGGAAATGATCCAGTACTTAAGGATGCAGTAAAAGAGCTTGGTACATGGATTGGAGAAAATAATCATACACTCATTTATGGGGGATCAAAATCAGGATTAATGGGATATATTGCGGAAAGTGTATTGAATGCTGGTGGAACTGCGATTGGAATAGAACCACAATTCTTTATTGATGAAGAACTACAATATGATGGCTTAACAGAATTAATCATTACTAAAGATATGACAGAAAGAAAGACAAAAATGATAGAATTAGGAGATGCTTTTATCGCCTTTCCAGGTGGTACAGGAACACTAGAAGAAATATCAGAAGTGATGTCTAAAATTTCATTAAAACAACTTCATGCGCCTTGCATATTCTATAATTTGAATAATTATTATAAGGGTATGAAAGAACTTATGTCCCATATGATAGAAATGGGATTATCAACTCATGAGAAACAGAAGGGTATCTATTTTGCGGATCATCTAGACGATATAAGAAATATTATTGAGAAGGAATAG
- a CDS encoding TOTE conflict system archaeo-eukaryotic primase domain-containing protein: MNLEGQNLESLRRMVRHLQEENQELKELLKKSHITFNESKEEMTTQSINEGVCIKDTYIYDKLVAYFLTLFQGRRDVYALRGSKGGYFPQCYNRWKEYCPKQNSQKGVSCQKCPYKEWKALDREVGKDHLLGYKDNCTDVIGLYPLLEDDTCKLIVFDFDNHDNKNSENNDWKDEIDAIRKICHENGIDVLIERSRSGNGAHAWILFKEFVPASLAREFGLLLIEKGSQSINLKSFRYYDRMFPTQDHSEGLGNLVALPLQGQALRQGNSAFVDENWNPYYDQWKLLTTVHQLSKNEIEEHIYKWKEELSIPQTLLTMDLGKRIKPWKKDENFHSEDVIERLSIVLADGIYVDTLNLQPRIQNQIRRLSAFDNPIFYKNHNLGFSNWNQPRVIYLGEDINDYIKIPRGLLETLLNKCHSSNIEYEIVDKREKGKPINVSFTGKLRDEQLTAASDLLNYDNGVLNAATAFGKTVVSSYLISQRKVNTLIIMQSVSLIDQWVDELHRFLEINEDLPVYKTKTGKEKQRKDLIGVLHGSKNTLTGIIDVVSVNSIYDNEGNCRLNHEYGMVIVDECHHGASHVFENVLRQINSKYIYGVSANDKRIDRLEKKVYMQLGPIRHQYTSKERIEKQSIDHHVYPRFTRIMALGDSKNDLNSAYAFISKNENRNNMIISDIKKCIEENRTPIVLTRYKDHAKSLYESLKKNVLDHTYLIYGDHTLKENEEVRKTILALSHDEPFILVATSQSVGEGFNVPRLDTLFLTSPVSGEPLVDQFLGRINRDYKYKKSAIVYDYVDSHIHYFNNMYKKRLSAYRKIGFDVITDLVDNKQNVNHIYNYNDYLEVFRQDIHESNKSIIISSPQLNEKKVLSFIDLIKDRQEKGVSVNVFTKQTDEPYTNNLIDLLYGNGVFVEVYPDLDSYFAVIDQEIVWHGGINLLGKSNIYDSLMRVKSTTIAEELILSPTETKDCDS, encoded by the coding sequence ATGAATCTAGAAGGACAAAACTTAGAATCGTTAAGAAGGATGGTTAGACATCTCCAAGAAGAAAATCAAGAATTAAAAGAACTTCTAAAAAAATCTCATATTACATTTAATGAATCAAAAGAAGAAATGACAACCCAATCTATAAATGAGGGTGTATGTATCAAGGATACTTATATTTATGATAAACTTGTAGCTTACTTTCTTACTTTATTTCAAGGAAGAAGAGATGTATATGCATTAAGAGGTTCTAAGGGAGGATACTTTCCACAATGTTATAATAGATGGAAAGAATATTGTCCTAAACAAAATAGTCAAAAAGGTGTGTCCTGTCAAAAGTGTCCTTATAAAGAGTGGAAAGCATTAGATAGAGAAGTAGGCAAAGATCACTTATTAGGCTACAAAGACAATTGTACAGATGTCATTGGATTATATCCTTTACTAGAAGATGATACATGTAAACTCATAGTTTTTGATTTTGATAATCATGATAATAAGAATAGTGAAAATAATGATTGGAAAGATGAAATTGATGCAATTAGAAAAATATGTCATGAAAATGGTATTGATGTATTAATAGAACGCTCACGTTCAGGAAATGGGGCACATGCATGGATTCTCTTTAAGGAATTTGTACCTGCCTCTCTTGCTAGAGAATTTGGATTACTACTCATTGAGAAAGGATCTCAATCTATTAATCTCAAATCATTTAGATATTATGATCGTATGTTTCCTACTCAAGATCATAGTGAAGGTTTAGGTAATCTTGTTGCATTACCACTTCAAGGACAGGCATTAAGACAAGGTAATAGTGCTTTTGTAGATGAAAACTGGAATCCTTACTATGATCAATGGAAATTACTAACAACAGTTCATCAATTATCTAAAAATGAGATAGAAGAACATATCTATAAATGGAAAGAAGAACTTTCAATCCCTCAAACTCTTCTTACAATGGATCTAGGAAAAAGAATTAAGCCATGGAAAAAGGATGAAAACTTCCATAGTGAAGATGTGATAGAAAGACTCTCTATTGTCCTTGCAGATGGTATCTACGTGGATACACTTAATCTTCAGCCACGAATCCAAAACCAGATCAGACGCTTATCTGCATTTGATAATCCTATATTCTATAAGAATCATAACTTAGGATTTTCTAATTGGAATCAGCCAAGAGTTATCTATTTAGGGGAAGACATAAACGACTATATAAAAATCCCAAGAGGATTATTAGAAACGCTACTTAATAAGTGCCATTCATCAAATATTGAGTATGAAATTGTTGATAAGAGAGAAAAGGGAAAACCTATTAATGTATCATTTACTGGAAAATTAAGAGATGAACAGCTGACTGCCGCGTCTGATTTATTAAATTATGACAATGGTGTTTTAAATGCAGCGACTGCATTCGGTAAGACTGTTGTATCTAGTTATTTAATATCTCAAAGAAAAGTCAATACACTCATTATTATGCAAAGTGTTTCACTAATAGACCAATGGGTAGATGAATTACATCGCTTTTTAGAAATAAACGAAGATCTACCTGTGTATAAAACAAAAACAGGTAAAGAGAAACAAAGAAAAGATCTCATAGGTGTATTACATGGAAGTAAAAATACTTTAACTGGTATCATAGATGTTGTATCAGTCAACTCTATTTATGACAATGAAGGCAACTGTCGTTTAAATCATGAATACGGCATGGTGATAGTAGATGAATGTCATCATGGTGCCTCTCATGTATTTGAAAATGTATTACGTCAAATTAATTCTAAATATATCTATGGTGTTTCTGCGAACGATAAAAGAATAGACAGACTTGAAAAGAAAGTCTATATGCAGTTAGGTCCAATTAGACATCAATATACAAGCAAAGAAAGAATAGAAAAACAATCTATTGATCATCATGTCTATCCACGATTCACAAGAATAATGGCGTTAGGTGATAGTAAAAATGATCTTAATAGTGCGTATGCGTTTATCTCTAAAAATGAAAATAGAAATAATATGATTATTTCTGATATCAAGAAGTGTATTGAAGAAAATAGAACACCTATCGTATTAACACGCTATAAAGATCATGCTAAATCATTGTATGAATCACTTAAGAAGAATGTCCTAGATCATACATATCTTATTTATGGTGATCATACATTAAAAGAAAATGAAGAAGTAAGAAAAACAATATTAGCACTTTCTCATGATGAACCTTTTATACTTGTTGCGACATCTCAATCAGTTGGTGAAGGATTTAATGTACCTAGACTCGATACACTATTTTTAACTTCTCCTGTATCTGGTGAACCTTTAGTTGATCAGTTCTTAGGAAGAATCAATAGAGATTATAAGTATAAAAAAAGTGCGATTGTCTATGATTATGTAGATTCTCATATTCATTATTTTAATAATATGTATAAGAAACGCTTATCTGCTTATAGAAAGATTGGTTTTGATGTGATTACTGATCTTGTAGACAATAAACAAAACGTGAATCACATTTACAATTATAATGATTATTTAGAAGTATTTAGACAAGATATCCATGAATCAAATAAAAGCATCATTATCTCTAGTCCTCAATTAAATGAAAAGAAAGTATTATCTTTTATTGATTTAATTAAAGATAGACAAGAAAAGGGTGTTTCAGTCAATGTATTCACCAAACAGACAGATGAACCTTATACAAATAATCTCATAGATTTATTATATGGTAATGGTGTATTTGTAGAAGTGTATCCTGATTTAGATTCTTATTTTGCAGTCATTGATCAAGAAATCGTATGGCACGGTGGAATAAACTTGCTTGGTAAATCAAATATCTATGATAGCTTAATGAGAGTGAAATCAACTACGATTGCGGAAGAACTTATATTAAGTCCTACAGAAACTAAAGATTGTGACTCCTAG
- a CDS encoding transglutaminase-like domain-containing protein, which produces MMEYLKETQMLDYSHPNIQKLIYDKQWKQMNEFNRIQAIYNYVRDEILFGYNSDDYIPASKVLADGYGQCNTKGTLFMALLRACDIPCRIHGFTIDKKLQRGAMTGIVYHSAPKNIFHSWVEVCLENRWYELEGFILDKSYLKQLQKRFTKCTGPFCGYGIAVKNFKHPIIDFNRNNTYIQSEGITQDFGIYDCPDTLLKEHHQEMSTIKTFAYKYIGRHLMNYNVKKMRRHLYGI; this is translated from the coding sequence ATGATGGAATATCTCAAAGAAACACAGATGCTAGATTATTCTCATCCTAACATTCAAAAACTCATTTACGATAAACAATGGAAACAAATGAATGAATTTAACAGAATACAAGCAATCTATAATTATGTAAGAGATGAAATCTTATTTGGCTATAATAGTGATGATTATATACCTGCTTCAAAAGTACTAGCCGATGGCTATGGTCAATGTAATACTAAAGGAACTCTATTTATGGCATTGCTACGTGCCTGTGATATTCCATGTAGAATACATGGCTTTACTATTGATAAGAAACTACAAAGAGGAGCTATGACAGGTATTGTATATCATAGTGCACCTAAGAATATATTTCACAGCTGGGTGGAAGTTTGCCTTGAAAATCGATGGTATGAACTAGAAGGATTTATTTTAGACAAATCATATCTTAAACAACTTCAGAAAAGATTTACTAAATGTACTGGTCCATTTTGTGGTTATGGTATTGCAGTGAAAAACTTCAAACACCCTATAATTGACTTCAATAGAAATAATACCTATATTCAAAGTGAAGGAATTACTCAAGACTTTGGTATCTATGATTGTCCAGATACGTTACTAAAAGAACATCATCAAGAGATGTCAACCATTAAAACATTCGCTTATAAGTATATTGGTAGACATCTTATGAATTATAATGTAAAGAAAATGAGGAGACACCTCTATGGCATTTAA
- a CDS encoding macro domain-containing protein, translating into MAFKIVRNDITKVEADIIVNTANPQPKCVSGTDLAIYEAAGKEALLAERKTIGPIERGEIAVTGAYNLNAKYIIHTVGPVWIDGNHHELEILERCYRLPLQKAIELGCQSIAFPLISTGVYEFPKNKALHIAVSVFSQFLTEHEIEIILVVFDKTSFQLSSQIVGEIDSYIDANYVKESHINEYPLSYRRSARLRSLFNSTFHEEPSLHLPNTSLEDQLANIGPSFHDKLFELIDKAHLDNKDVWKRANLDRKLFSKIQCNKNYHPKKKTVFALCIALQLNLEESKDLLARADWAFSPSSKVDLIVQKAIIDKHYDIMELNITLFKYTNETLGT; encoded by the coding sequence ATGGCATTTAAGATAGTAAGAAACGATATCACAAAAGTAGAAGCTGATATCATAGTTAATACAGCAAATCCACAACCAAAATGTGTCAGTGGCACAGATCTGGCAATATATGAAGCAGCAGGAAAAGAAGCGCTTCTTGCAGAAAGAAAGACTATTGGTCCTATTGAAAGAGGAGAGATTGCAGTTACTGGAGCTTATAATCTCAACGCAAAATATATTATTCATACAGTAGGACCTGTATGGATTGATGGAAATCATCATGAACTTGAAATACTAGAAAGATGTTATCGTCTACCTCTACAAAAAGCAATAGAACTCGGATGTCAAAGTATCGCATTTCCTCTTATTTCTACAGGCGTTTATGAATTTCCAAAAAATAAGGCTTTGCATATTGCAGTATCTGTATTCAGCCAGTTTTTGACAGAACATGAAATAGAAATCATTTTAGTTGTATTTGATAAAACCTCTTTTCAATTATCCAGCCAAATTGTCGGAGAGATTGATTCTTATATTGATGCAAACTATGTCAAAGAAAGTCATATCAATGAGTATCCTTTGAGCTATAGACGAAGTGCTCGTCTTCGTTCTTTATTTAATTCTACGTTTCATGAAGAACCATCTCTTCATTTGCCGAATACTTCTTTAGAAGATCAGCTCGCAAATATTGGTCCTTCATTTCATGATAAATTATTTGAATTAATAGACAAAGCGCATCTAGATAATAAAGACGTATGGAAAAGAGCCAATCTAGATAGAAAACTTTTTTCTAAAATTCAATGCAATAAGAATTATCATCCTAAAAAGAAAACTGTATTTGCATTATGTATCGCATTACAGCTTAATCTAGAAGAATCAAAAGATCTACTTGCAAGAGCAGACTGGGCATTTAGTCCAAGTAGTAAAGTAGATCTAATTGTACAAAAAGCAATCATAGACAAACACTATGATATTATGGAACTCAACATCACATTATTCAAATATACCAATGAAACTCTTGGAACATAA